A single genomic interval of bacterium harbors:
- a CDS encoding TIM barrel protein, with amino-acid sequence MKLGGPIFKKYNNPEEWIKELKKETYSASYCPVDIDTSEEIIAEYRKWAFKEKIIIAEVGAWCNPLSSDIEERKKAIAKCKKGLYLAEKIEAKCCVNISGSRGKKWDGPDKKNLTAETFDMIVETVREIIDEIKPKNTYYTLETMPWMYPDSADSYLKLINAINRKSFAVHFDPVNLINTPEKYFFNDVLIKDFIKKLGPYIKSCHAKDIIMGDKLTLHFDEIRPGLGQLDYRTLLRELNKLDKNIPLMLEHLPSEEEYRKAKEYIKKISFEEGIKL; translated from the coding sequence ATGAAACTTGGTGGTCCTATTTTTAAAAAATATAATAATCCAGAAGAATGGATTAAAGAATTAAAAAAAGAAACTTATTCTGCTTCTTATTGTCCTGTTGATATAGATACATCCGAAGAAATTATTGCTGAATATCGTAAATGGGCATTCAAAGAAAAAATTATTATTGCAGAAGTCGGAGCATGGTGTAATCCTTTAAGTTCTGATATTGAAGAAAGAAAAAAAGCAATAGCAAAGTGTAAAAAGGGCTTATATCTGGCAGAAAAAATTGAAGCAAAATGTTGTGTAAATATTTCTGGTTCAAGAGGAAAAAAATGGGATGGACCTGATAAGAAAAATTTGACTGCAGAAACATTTGATATGATAGTAGAAACAGTTAGAGAAATTATAGATGAAATCAAACCGAAAAATACATATTATACACTGGAAACTATGCCGTGGATGTATCCTGATTCTGCCGATAGTTACTTAAAACTTATTAATGCAATAAACAGAAAATCATTTGCAGTTCATTTTGACCCTGTGAATTTAATAAATACTCCAGAAAAATATTTTTTCAATGATGTTCTTATAAAGGATTTTATTAAAAAACTCGGACCATATATAAAATCATGCCATGCAAAAGATATAATAATGGGTGACAAACTAACATTACATTTTGATGAAATAAGACCGGGACTTGGACAACTTGATTACAGAACACTTTTAAGAGAACTTAATAAATTAGACAAAAATATTCCTTTGATGCTTGAACATCTACCTTCTGAAGAAGAATATAGAAAAGCAAAAGAATATATAAAAAAAATATCTTTTGAAGAAGGAATAAAACTATAG
- a CDS encoding glycosyltransferase family 4 protein, which produces MKIAHVITRLVIGGAQENTLFTVEGLIKKGYQVDLISGPTKGPEGSLEKKIIEKKIPLIIIKELVRDINPVYDIIAFLKLFFIFRKNRYNLVHTHSAKAGILGRISAKLANPKCIVIHTIHGLPFHPYQNKFLNFIYISAEKIAYYFTDHFICVGEIMKEKSLKAGIGKESDYTVIYSGFHVKPYLDCAEKRNEMRKKYGIKKDEKVIGMIGRLFYLKGQNYLIEAFKEVSEKHPEAKLMFVGDGILRNDLENYAKKNKIQDKVIFTGLVPPEKIPEYVSIMDILVHTSLREGLPKAVAQGLAGGKPVIAFDVDGTKEVVINGKTGFIIPPEDINLLKEKIIYLLENPVISDKMGKEGQELIKQIFPVEKMVDEIEKIYVKFLYNEKRKN; this is translated from the coding sequence AAGGTTTAATAAAAAAGGGATATCAAGTTGATTTAATAAGTGGTCCCACTAAAGGACCTGAAGGGTCTCTTGAAAAAAAAATTATTGAAAAAAAAATTCCACTTATAATAATAAAGGAACTTGTAAGAGATATTAATCCTGTTTATGATATAATTGCTTTTTTAAAACTATTTTTTATCTTCAGAAAGAATAGATATAATTTGGTTCATACTCACAGTGCAAAAGCAGGAATACTCGGAAGGATTTCTGCAAAACTTGCCAATCCAAAATGCATAGTAATTCATACAATTCATGGATTACCATTTCATCCATATCAAAATAAATTTTTAAATTTTATTTATATCTCTGCCGAAAAGATTGCATATTATTTCACTGACCATTTTATATGTGTTGGTGAAATAATGAAAGAAAAATCACTTAAAGCAGGTATAGGTAAAGAAAGTGATTATACTGTGATATACAGTGGATTTCATGTTAAACCATATCTTGATTGTGCAGAAAAAAGGAATGAAATGAGAAAAAAATATGGAATAAAAAAAGATGAAAAAGTTATCGGTATGATTGGAAGATTGTTTTATCTAAAAGGACAGAATTATTTAATAGAAGCATTTAAAGAAGTATCTGAAAAACATCCAGAAGCAAAACTTATGTTTGTTGGAGATGGTATTTTAAGAAATGATTTGGAAAACTATGCAAAAAAAAATAAAATACAGGATAAGGTTATTTTTACAGGACTTGTTCCACCAGAAAAAATTCCTGAATATGTAAGTATTATGGATATACTTGTTCATACAAGTTTAAGAGAAGGTCTTCCAAAAGCAGTTGCTCAGGGACTTGCAGGAGGAAAGCCGGTTATTGCCTTTGATGTAGATGGAACAAAGGAAGTTGTGATAAATGGAAAAACTGGTTTTATTATTCCACCAGAAGATATAAATTTGTTAAAAGAAAAAATTATTTATTTACTTGAAAATCCTGTAATTTCTGATAAAATGGGGAAAGAAGGACAGGAATTAATAAAACAAATATTTCCAGTTGAAAAAATGGTTGACGAGATTGAAAAAATTTATGTAAAATTTTTATATAATGAAAAAAGAAAAAATTGA
- the fmt gene encoding methionyl-tRNA formyltransferase, whose protein sequence is MKILFFGSDIFGIPSLEMLKRNFEIIGIVTSPDRPKGRGLRISSTPVKEWAIMNGINIYQPEKFEESFINKIKKISPDLIVLISYGKILPSSILQIPRICSINVHPSLLPKYRGPAPIEWAIINGETKTGVTIIKMDENIDTGEIIIQKETEILPNDNAFTLKNKLSLLSSDLLYEGIKIIKEGGKTYPQKGEVSYAPKLKKQDGYINWKLDATRIHNLVRGVIIWPTAFTYLKINSRKKLIKIYKTEVGETEGKFGNCGEIIRIEKDYIEVACGNGTIKIKELQMEGKKRMSTSQFLCGYRNVLKNFC, encoded by the coding sequence ATGAAAATATTATTTTTTGGAAGCGATATTTTTGGTATTCCTTCTCTTGAAATGCTTAAAAGAAATTTTGAAATTATTGGTATTGTGACCTCACCAGACAGACCAAAAGGAAGAGGATTAAGAATTTCTTCAACTCCAGTAAAAGAATGGGCTATTATGAATGGAATTAATATATATCAACCTGAAAAATTTGAAGAGAGTTTTATCAATAAGATAAAAAAAATTTCACCCGACCTAATTGTTTTGATTTCGTATGGGAAAATACTTCCTTCTTCAATTTTACAGATACCCAGGATTTGCTCTATAAATGTTCATCCTTCTCTTCTACCAAAATATAGAGGGCCTGCTCCAATTGAATGGGCTATAATAAATGGAGAAACAAAAACAGGTGTAACAATAATTAAAATGGATGAAAATATTGATACAGGTGAAATAATAATCCAGAAAGAAACAGAAATATTGCCTAATGATAATGCTTTTACTTTGAAAAATAAATTATCGTTGCTTTCTTCTGATCTTTTATATGAAGGAATAAAAATAATTAAAGAAGGTGGAAAAACATATCCTCAAAAAGGCGAAGTTTCTTATGCTCCTAAATTAAAAAAGCAAGATGGATATATTAACTGGAAATTAGACGCAACCAGAATACATAATCTTGTCAGAGGTGTTATAATTTGGCCAACTGCTTTCACATATTTAAAAATTAATTCAAGAAAAAAACTCATAAAAATATATAAGACAGAAGTAGGAGAAACAGAAGGCAAATTTGGAAATTGTGGAGAAATTATAAGAATTGAAAAGGATTATATAGAGGTTGCATGTGGAAATGGAACTATAAAAATAAAAGAATTGCAGATGGAAGGGAAAAAAAGAATGAGTACTTCTCAATTTTTATGTGGATACAGAAATGTTTTAAAAAATTTCTGTTAA
- a CDS encoding SDR family oxidoreductase, which produces MKILQKFSLEGKSALVTGGTKGLGKEMAKALAEAGAEVAIVGREEKAGEDTKKQIIEETSKKIIFIKGDVRKFEDIENFVRITIEEFGKIDILITSAGINIRKNTEDLTVEEAKEIFDTNFFGTWYTCKIVGKYMIERKYGKIVTIGSMLSFVTLPGRSLYSSTKGAIVQLTKTLAVEWAKYNITVNCICPGVFNTPINEKILKDPEIKKFFIEKTPAGRIANPEEIGPLAVFLASDACPFITGSTILIDGGWTCL; this is translated from the coding sequence ATGAAGATTTTACAAAAGTTTTCATTAGAAGGGAAATCGGCACTGGTAACAGGTGGAACAAAAGGGCTTGGAAAGGAAATGGCAAAGGCACTTGCAGAAGCAGGTGCAGAAGTCGCTATTGTTGGGAGAGAAGAAAAAGCAGGAGAAGACACAAAAAAACAAATTATTGAGGAAACAAGCAAAAAGATAATATTTATAAAAGGAGATGTAAGAAAATTTGAAGATATTGAGAATTTTGTGAGAATAACTATTGAAGAATTCGGGAAAATAGATATACTAATAACTTCAGCTGGAATAAATATAAGAAAAAATACCGAGGATTTAACAGTTGAAGAAGCAAAAGAGATTTTTGATACAAATTTTTTTGGGACCTGGTATACATGTAAAATAGTTGGAAAGTATATGATAGAAAGAAAATATGGGAAAATTGTTACAATTGGTTCAATGTTAAGTTTCGTAACGCTTCCGGGAAGAAGTCTTTATTCTTCTACTAAAGGAGCAATTGTTCAACTTACAAAAACACTTGCTGTTGAATGGGCTAAATATAATATAACCGTGAATTGTATATGTCCTGGAGTTTTTAACACACCCATAAATGAGAAAATTCTTAAAGACCCTGAAATTAAAAAATTTTTTATTGAAAAAACACCTGCAGGAAGAATAGCAAATCCAGAAGAAATAGGACCTCTTGCTGTTTTTCTTGCCTCTGATGCCTGTCCTTTTATAACCGGAAGTACAATTTTAATAGATGGAGGATGGACCTGTCTGTAA
- a CDS encoding orotidine 5'-phosphate decarboxylase: MSRKFPVIQVALDFVDEHRALKLAKEVVEGGVEWIEAGTPLIKSCGVEIIRKLRKLFPDRKIIADMKIMDAGRIESEIAFKAGANIVVVMGNASNETIMECIESSKNYGGEVMVDLIEESANLNRAKEVEKLGANYIGIHISIDKQMTGKISFDFLKQVTKEVKIPVAIAGGLNSENVVDAVKAGASILIIGGAITKSSDAKKAVLDIKKAIETKIPVETLFYKRVNYENIKEILEKVSTANISDALHRGGWIKGITPILSEKFKIVGKCVTVRTYPGDWAKPVEAIDIAEEGDIIVIDAGGVGPACWGELATNSAIMKKLGGVVIYGGVRDIEEIIKLKFPVFAKVITPTAGEPKGFGEINIPLKIEGQMIFPGDWIVGDMDGVVVIPKEKIVEITNRAMDVLERENRIRKEINEGGTLSSVMDLLKWEKPR, translated from the coding sequence ATGAGCAGAAAATTTCCTGTAATTCAGGTTGCACTTGATTTTGTTGACGAACACAGGGCATTAAAACTTGCAAAAGAAGTAGTTGAAGGTGGTGTTGAATGGATTGAAGCAGGAACTCCTTTAATAAAATCATGTGGAGTTGAGATTATAAGAAAACTCAGAAAACTTTTTCCTGACAGAAAAATAATCGCTGATATGAAAATAATGGATGCCGGTAGAATTGAGAGTGAAATTGCATTTAAAGCAGGAGCAAATATAGTTGTTGTAATGGGAAATGCATCAAATGAAACAATAATGGAGTGCATAGAGTCCTCAAAAAATTATGGTGGAGAGGTAATGGTTGACCTTATAGAGGAATCAGCAAATTTAAACAGGGCAAAAGAGGTTGAAAAACTTGGTGCAAATTATATTGGCATTCATATTTCAATAGATAAACAGATGACAGGGAAAATTTCTTTTGATTTTCTTAAACAAGTTACAAAAGAAGTTAAAATTCCTGTTGCGATAGCAGGGGGATTGAATTCTGAAAATGTTGTTGATGCGGTTAAAGCAGGTGCCTCAATTTTAATAATAGGTGGTGCAATAACAAAATCATCTGATGCAAAAAAAGCGGTTTTAGATATAAAAAAGGCAATTGAGACGAAAATACCTGTTGAAACATTATTCTATAAAAGGGTTAATTATGAAAATATAAAGGAGATTCTGGAAAAAGTTTCAACAGCAAATATTTCGGATGCTTTACACAGAGGAGGATGGATTAAAGGTATAACTCCTATTTTGAGTGAAAAGTTTAAAATTGTTGGGAAGTGTGTAACTGTTAGAACATATCCAGGGGATTGGGCCAAACCAGTTGAAGCAATAGATATTGCTGAAGAAGGAGATATAATTGTTATAGATGCAGGTGGAGTTGGTCCTGCTTGCTGGGGTGAACTTGCAACAAATAGCGCAATTATGAAAAAATTAGGAGGGGTTGTTATTTATGGAGGAGTTAGAGATATTGAAGAAATAATAAAACTTAAGTTTCCTGTATTTGCAAAAGTTATAACTCCTACTGCGGGTGAACCAAAAGGTTTTGGAGAAATAAATATTCCTTTAAAAATAGAAGGACAGATGATTTTTCCAGGTGACTGGATTGTAGGTGATATGGATGGTGTGGTTGTAATACCAAAAGAAAAAATTGTTGAAATTACAAATAGAGCAATGGATGTTCTTGAAAGAGAAAACAGAATAAGAAAAGAAATAAATGAAGGTGGGACTTTAAGCAGTGTAATGGATTTACTTAAATGGGAGAAACCAAGATGA
- a CDS encoding PIG-L family deacetylase — MNYKKVLIFGAHPDDEITMAGTIFKMANSGTKVVVITMTDGCEGYPVLEMKEKIVEIRKKEAKECDKILGISKRIFLDIPDMGLVNNKEILKKCIKIIREEKPDAIFTHGPEDNHRDHINTHFISVEARWHAGEPVSAEFGSPWYTPHLYYYKGITKGLPSVIIDVTDVAEKKYEALITQTSQFTVFRKNKEDFLSEIELIKKTRPKRTEQFWIADKVTIFDFLPRSI; from the coding sequence ATGAATTACAAAAAAGTACTTATTTTTGGAGCACATCCAGATGATGAAATAACAATGGCTGGAACAATTTTTAAAATGGCAAATTCAGGTACAAAAGTTGTAGTAATAACAATGACAGATGGTTGTGAAGGATATCCAGTTTTAGAAATGAAAGAAAAAATCGTAGAAATCAGAAAAAAGGAAGCAAAAGAATGTGATAAAATTCTCGGAATATCTAAACGAATATTTCTTGATATACCTGATATGGGACTTGTAAATAATAAAGAAATATTAAAAAAATGTATAAAGATTATAAGAGAAGAAAAACCTGACGCAATATTTACTCATGGACCGGAAGATAACCACAGAGACCATATTAATACACATTTTATTTCAGTGGAAGCGAGATGGCACGCTGGAGAACCTGTCTCTGCTGAATTTGGAAGTCCCTGGTATACACCTCATTTATATTATTACAAAGGAATTACAAAGGGATTGCCTTCAGTTATTATTGATGTAACGGATGTGGCAGAAAAAAAGTACGAAGCATTAATCACTCAGACATCACAGTTTACAGTTTTCAGAAAAAATAAGGAAGATTTTTTATCTGAAATTGAACTGATTAAAAAGACAAGACCAAAAAGAACTGAACAATTCTGGATTGCAGATAAAGTAACAATTTTTGATTTTTTACCAAGAAGTATTTAA
- a CDS encoding sulfide/dihydroorotate dehydrogenase-like FAD/NAD-binding protein → MNRILRKEELAEKVKRIEVEAPLIAKKALPGQFVVLRVDEKGERIPLTIADVDRETGRITLIFQEVGTTTIKLGLLNEGDEILDIVGPLGKPTEIKDYGHVCIIVGGVGAAFVFWMGKAFKEKGNRITTIIGARTKSLIILENEMRQISDNIYISTDDGSYGEKGFNTQILERLLEKGEKFDLVLTAGPIPMMKKIAEITKKYGVRTVASLNPIMIDGTGMCGGCRVTVGGVVKFACVDGPDFDAHSVDFDELLKRTSLYREKEKMSCENFLNSGCIFKK, encoded by the coding sequence ATGAATAGAATATTAAGGAAAGAAGAACTTGCTGAAAAAGTAAAAAGAATAGAAGTTGAGGCACCGTTGATTGCAAAAAAAGCATTACCAGGGCAGTTTGTGGTTTTAAGAGTAGACGAGAAAGGAGAAAGAATACCTCTGACCATTGCAGACGTTGATAGAGAAACAGGAAGAATTACATTGATTTTTCAAGAAGTTGGGACTACTACTATTAAACTTGGACTTTTAAATGAAGGAGATGAAATACTTGATATTGTAGGACCTCTTGGAAAACCAACTGAAATAAAAGATTATGGTCATGTTTGCATTATAGTTGGTGGAGTAGGGGCTGCTTTTGTTTTCTGGATGGGTAAAGCATTCAAAGAAAAAGGTAATAGAATAACTACTATAATAGGAGCGAGAACTAAAAGTTTGATAATACTTGAAAATGAAATGAGACAGATAAGTGATAATATTTACATTTCAACAGATGATGGGAGTTATGGAGAAAAGGGATTTAATACACAAATTCTTGAGAGATTACTTGAAAAAGGAGAAAAATTTGATTTGGTTTTAACAGCGGGTCCTATACCGATGATGAAGAAAATAGCAGAAATTACGAAAAAATATGGTGTTAGAACTGTGGCAAGTTTAAATCCAATAATGATAGATGGAACAGGTATGTGTGGTGGATGCAGGGTTACAGTAGGAGGAGTTGTTAAATTTGCCTGTGTTGATGGTCCTGATTTTGATGCCCATTCTGTTGATTTTGATGAACTTTTAAAAAGAACCTCACTTTACAGAGAAAAGGAAAAAATGTCTTGTGAAAACTTTTTAAATTCAGGATGTATCTTTAAAAAATAG
- a CDS encoding CsgG/HfaB family protein — translation MNKIILSVIVLVFPLFSQVKTEVKTGGPTVEEVIKYEGPKARIAVARFDVKAPKATWQMGDGVRDMIVDALFKTGKFIVVEKDAIKDLEEEFKFAETGWSKKELEKGTFEVADIIVVGAITGFEPHAEGTGGGGFVIPTPFGAGIAIKKEEAYIQATIRLIDVRTRRVINSSTIEGKTSKSKVGIAGGAGVSGVILGGGFEKYKNTPTAEAVMIMINNAVKEISRMVPESYYRYGSKETTYKNEPDGFRGIKWLTSVGEINNLKTIKQEGNYKECIKTDDNMQIGKAKLEKIAYSFYKDQLESVTVETKGKDNFENLKSATIERFGEGKNKGENEWIWEGKITTIILKYKPEEEKGILKMSSEEMKKKIESDTGF, via the coding sequence ATGAATAAAATAATCTTATCTGTGATAGTTTTAGTATTTCCTTTATTTTCTCAGGTTAAAACAGAAGTAAAAACTGGAGGACCCACAGTAGAAGAAGTAATTAAATATGAAGGACCTAAAGCAAGAATAGCAGTAGCAAGATTTGATGTAAAAGCACCAAAAGCAACATGGCAAATGGGTGATGGAGTTAGAGATATGATTGTTGATGCTCTTTTTAAAACAGGTAAATTTATAGTTGTGGAAAAAGATGCAATAAAAGACCTTGAAGAAGAATTTAAATTTGCAGAAACAGGATGGAGTAAAAAAGAACTTGAAAAGGGAACATTTGAAGTTGCAGATATAATTGTAGTAGGAGCTATAACAGGTTTTGAACCACATGCAGAAGGAACAGGAGGAGGTGGATTTGTAATACCAACACCTTTTGGAGCAGGGATTGCAATTAAAAAAGAAGAAGCGTATATTCAGGCGACAATAAGATTGATAGATGTACGAACAAGAAGGGTTATAAATTCTTCAACTATTGAAGGTAAAACATCAAAATCAAAAGTTGGAATTGCCGGTGGAGCAGGAGTTAGTGGAGTTATACTTGGAGGTGGATTTGAAAAATATAAAAATACACCAACAGCAGAAGCAGTTATGATTATGATTAATAATGCTGTAAAAGAAATATCAAGAATGGTTCCAGAAAGTTATTATAGATATGGAAGTAAAGAAACCACTTATAAGAATGAACCTGATGGATTCAGAGGTATAAAATGGTTAACTTCTGTAGGAGAGATAAATAATTTAAAAACAATTAAACAGGAAGGCAATTATAAAGAATGCATAAAAACAGACGATAACATGCAAATAGGGAAAGCAAAACTTGAGAAAATTGCATACTCATTTTATAAAGACCAACTTGAAAGTGTAACAGTTGAAACAAAAGGAAAAGATAATTTTGAAAATTTAAAGTCAGCCACAATAGAAAGATTTGGTGAAGGAAAAAATAAAGGAGAAAATGAATGGATATGGGAGGGAAAAATTACAACAATAATTTTAAAATATAAACCTGAAGAAGAAAAAGGAATTTTAAAAATGTCTTCAGAAGAGATGAAAAAGAAAATTGAATCAGATACTGGATTTTAA
- a CDS encoding ATP-binding protein — MKKEKIDYIIVEASYGSLELISNFIQKKCILSNLSFKKTWELMLTVDEICSSIITCKNNDPNIIKVTWENVDNLIKIEIIDDGTSFNPLNVRETDYGLGFQLIKEMIDYCEYKRENGYNVVILKKYKRKCKNKK, encoded by the coding sequence ATGAAAAAAGAAAAAATTGATTATATAATTGTTGAGGCAAGTTACGGAAGTTTAGAATTGATTTCAAATTTTATTCAGAAAAAATGTATTCTTTCAAATCTGAGTTTCAAGAAAACATGGGAATTGATGTTAACAGTTGATGAAATCTGTAGTTCAATAATAACCTGTAAAAATAATGACCCAAATATTATTAAAGTTACATGGGAGAATGTGGATAATTTAATAAAAATAGAAATAATAGATGATGGAACTTCTTTTAATCCTTTAAATGTAAGGGAAACAGATTATGGACTTGGATTTCAACTTATAAAAGAAATGATTGATTACTGTGAATATAAAAGAGAAAATGGTTATAATGTGGTGATTCTGAAAAAATATAAAAGGAAATGCAAGAACAAAAAATGA